In the genome of Oscarella lobularis chromosome 1, ooOscLobu1.1, whole genome shotgun sequence, one region contains:
- the LOC136186889 gene encoding WASH complex subunit 2-like, translating to MAAPPPPPPPPPPPPPPPPIASLETSPAPPPVAPAAPAAPPAAPAPAEAPMAAEPAGKVWERAWTLDEVRNGARKWTLASDAGLLRHLEEFSQRLTSRTHEIEKQVDGLFHETKASSSRVQNAFNEFLMLASTQFIENRVYDEEERKDDEETETAEKAKKKEEPEKTREMLEAEVIPRIKDAISFGLEVLENAFERVEIEPEPEHSDVEDDDDDDEGPSAAPEPILEPKDNYALRRLPHLIGSTKFLQDEDVGIGEPDSDDEEDEDREADLLASGSESSELESDEDEEEKEFASDSETERKASKKKTTKKKKKRVKSDSDSGNLFGDSSTEEDESSEEESEEGESDDKEEGNDEERKPRAPPVVDFASELAAKIGAAPAAPKESGLIDGEDGDDAWGDEKETTTAPKETKKEKKKKKDKKKSKKKDGLFDGGDDEGEGDEFSGTAFGKSSGGLFGDKSGGGGLFDDDDEDEEGDLFSEKPKAAKAAATAESDDDEESSSSPSVKKKTTPTKKSPSQKKKPPAGAVPLFGGASLFGGDDDEDDADAEEEEAEEKTIKPVKKAKSGGGGGLFGGSDDEDADDIFNTSPSKPKAKKAEAPPQETSASAAGGLFGDDDDDDGDGDLFTDPAPTPAKPKAEPAKKKVPVGGVSLFGGLSSPDEQDDLFASTPKPGSKTKSAQPESLFSDDGELFSDPAPKPAEPTVAPAAKETKKKPIGGVSLFGGADPFAAKKSQSPDADDEVDDLFSEGKTAPSKVATPPQPKKEAATPETKKKKPVGGVSLFGGSDILGSKPAVKKTIVKAPLGESDDDDDDLFAEKPKPAAATAPAKMTAPPPPQDDDDEEDDLFSSDKKVGKDDDKTATATADKKKKPVGGVAMFGGKDLFGSLSKSSGGDDEDDLFSGSRAVEPKKPSSPPARPKVTKAEPAKAKSGGGGGLFGDDDDDDEDDDLFSSKKTTPAPVKKVDKPISAAPAKVATPPQPVKTKAVPSKGGGLFGEVDDDDDDDLFTAPKPTKAAAAPEPEPVKKKPVGGVSLFGGKDPFALPSPKKEDAPKPKEEEAKKPKKGLFDSTSNDDDLFAAPPKKASSPSPTKRAGAGKAPRLAIDPTALLPGAKPPTKQIEEEALTFDGPVRVNTLTTLTKTRSRGQARRPPSRRARQLQSQSSNDSGTLVAATSPPHAPSPATDDLFGGGGDDDLFATTPKKAKRSPSPALVDDIFASSPPPPSSSSSANKSSTTTPAKAPIDDEEDLFAEQEKAAEAAASAKKKTKERAEVDIFGDTGDIFADVPSSKGKSPAAGGAKKTKKKKTGAAKGKKSAAPPDEAPVDIFGDEDKAVAPPVASAAAKGKKTRTKKSTKKGKTTASLDDEPSIFDNPSAGP from the exons aTGGCTgctcctccgccgccaccgcctccaccgccgcctccaccgcCCCCACCGCCCATTGCTTCACTGGAAACGTCCCCAGCTCCGCCGCCGGTGGCTCCGGCGGCTCCCGCGGCACCGCCCGCCGCTCCAGCTCCCGCCGAAGCTCCGATGGCCGCCGAGCCGGCCGGCAAAGTGTGGGAACGCGCGTGGACGCTCGACGAAGTGCGAAATGGCGCGAGAAAGTGGACGCTCGCCTCGGACGCGGGT CTTCTGCGCCATTTGGAGGAGTTCTCCCAGCGTTTGACGTCGCGAACGCACGAAATCGAAAAGCAGGTCGACGGATTATTTCAcgaaacgaagg cgtcgtcgtcacgcgtTCAAAATGCCTTCAATGAATTTCTCATGTTGGCTAGCACGCAGTTCATAGAGAAC CGTGTTTATGACGAGGAagagcgaaaagacgacgaagagaccgAGACGgcggagaaagcgaaaaagaaagaggaacca GAGAAAACTCGCGAAATGTTGGAAGCGGAAGTGATACCTCGTATTAAAGATGCCATTAGTTTCGGCTTGGAAGTGCTGGAGAATGcgttcgaacgcgtcgaaatTGAACCCGAGCCCGAAC attCTGATGTtgaggatgatgatgatgatgacgaggGCCCGTCTGCGGCTCCAGAGCCCATACTTGAGCCAAAG GATAATTACGCGTTGAGACGTTTACCGCATCTGATTGGCTCAACGAAGTTCCTacaagacgaagacgttggAATTGGGGAACCAGACAGCGACG ATGAAGAGGATGAGGACCGAGAGGCTGATCTTCTAGCGTCAGGCTCAGAATCAAGCGAATTGGAG tCTGATGAggatgaagaggagaaggagttCGCATCGGATTCAGAAACGGAAAGGAAAgcgtcaaaaaagaagacaacgaagaagaagaagaagagg GTCAAGTCCGATAGCGACAGTGGAAATCTCTTTGGAGACTCGAGcacggaagaagacgagagtTCTGAGGAGGAAAGTGAGGAAGGGGAGTCTGATGATAAAGAGGAGGGCAATgacgaagagagaaag CCTCGTGCTCCACCTGTTGTCGACTTTGCGTCGGAATTGGCCGCGAAAATTGGCGCTGCTCCCGCTGCGCCCAAAGAATCCGGTCTCATAGACGGAGAAGATGGCGATGACGCGTGgggcgacgagaaagagacgacgaccgcTCCCAAGGAGacaaagaaggagaagaaaaagaaaaaggataagaagaagagcaagaaaaaAG ACGGTCTCTTTGacggcggagacgacgaaggcgaaggcgacgaattCTCCGGGACAGCCTTCGGTAAATCGAGCGGCGGTCTATTCGGCGACAAAAGTGGCGGTGGCGGAttattcgacgacgatgacgaggacgaagag GGAGATTTATTTTCTGAGAAGCCAAAGGCagcgaaggcggcggcgacggcggaatccgatgacgacgaagagtcgtcgtcatctccttcggtgaagaaaaagacgacgccgacgaaaaaatcgccctcgcagaagaagaagccgcCGGCCGGTGCCGTCCCACTCTTCGGCGGAGCGAGTCTCTtcggcggagacgacgacgaagacgacgccgacgcggaggaggaagaagcggaagaaaagACGATCAAACCAGTGAAGAAGGCAAAGTctggcggcggtggcggtcTCTTTGGAGgcagtgacgacgaagatgctGATGATATCTTCAATACGTCACCCAGCAAGCCCAAAGCAAAGAAGGCAGAAG CTCCTCCTCAAGAAACGTCTGCGTCTGCTGCAGGAGGCttgttcggcgacgacgatgacgatgacgggGATGGCGATCTGTTCACTGATCCGGCACCAACGCCAGCGAAACCCAAAGCCGAGCctgcaaagaagaag GTTCCCGTGGGAGGAGTGTCGTTGTTCGGCGGCTTATCGTCTCCGGACGAGCAA GACGATCTCTTTGCTTCAACACCCAAACCCGGCTCGAAAACCAAATCCGCACAACCGGAATCCCTattcagcgacgacggcgagctCTTCTCCGACCCCGCGCCGAAACCGGCGGAGCCAACGGTCGCTCCAGcggcgaaagaaacgaaaaagaaaccaaTAGGCGGCGTTTCCTTATTCGGCGGCGCCGATCCGTTTGCCGCCAAAAAGTCACAATCTccggacgccgacgacgaagtcgacgaccTGTTCTCCGAAGGGAAGACGGCACCGTCCAAAGTGGCCACTCCGCCGCAACCCAAAAAGGAAGCGGCGACGCcagagacgaagaaaaagaagcccGTTGGCGGAGTATCATTATTTGGCGGTTCCGATATCTTAGGATCGAAACCGGccgtaaagaaaacgattgtGAAAGCACCTTTAGGAGAATcggatgacgatgacgatgatttGTTCGCGGAGAAGCCGAAACCcgcagcggcgacggcaccaGCGAAAATGACGGCACCACCTCCTcctcaagacgacgacgatgaagaagacgatttaTTTTCCTCTGATAAGAAAGTAGGTAAGGACGACGAtaaaacggcgacggcgacggcggataaaaagaaaaagcccgTCGGTGGTGTCGCCATGTTTGGCGGAAAGGATCTGTTTGGATCGCTTTCGAaatcgagcggcggcgacgacgaggacgatttATTTAGCGGAAGTAGAGCCGTTGAGCCGAagaagccgtcgtcgccgccggcacGACCGAAAGTCACGAAAGCGGAACCGGCGAAAGCAAAGTCGGGAGGCGGAGGTGGACTTtttggagacgacgacgacgacgatgaagatgacgatttATTTTcgtcaaagaagacgactcCAGCTCCTGTGAAGAA AGTTGACAAACCGATTTCTGCGGCTCCTGCTAAGGTGgcgacgccgccgcagccgGTTAAAACGAAAGCGGTGCCGTCAAAGGGAGGAGGACTCTTCGGCGAagtcgatgacgatgacgacgacgatttatTCACTGCTCCAAAGCCGACgaaagccgccgccgcaccTGAGCCCGA ACCGGTGAAAAAGAAACCTGTTGGAGGCGTATCACTGTTCGGCGGCAAGGACCCGTTCGCACTTCCTTCTcctaagaaagaagacgcaCCTAAA cctaaagaagaagaagcaaagaaaccGAAAAAAGGTTtattcgattcgacgtcaaatgacgacgatctgTTCGCCGCTCCACCTAAAAAGGCGTCGTCACCGAGTCCGACAAAGCGAGCAGGCGCCGGAAAG GCTCCTCGTCTCGCAATCGACCCAACCGCTCTCCTACCCGGTGCCAAGCCTCCGACGAAACAAATCGAAGAGGAAGCGCTCACATTCGACGGCCCAGTTCGAGTCAACACTCTCACAACGCTAACaaag ACGCGTTCGCGAGGTCAAGCGCGTCGCCCACCGTCAAGACGCGCCCGACAACTCCAATCGCAATCGAGCAACGATAGCGGAACTCTCGTCGCAGCGACGTCTCCTCCACACgctccgtcgccggcgacggacgatttattcggcggcggcggagacgacgatctattcgcgacgacgccgaagaaagcgaagaggagTCCATCGCCGGCTCTTGTAGACGATAttttcgcctcgtcgccgcctccgccgtcgtcgtcgtcatcggcgaataagagttcgacgacgactccagCTAAGGCAccgattgacgacgaagaggatctGTTTGCGGAGCAGGAAAAGGCGGCTgaagcggcggcgtcggcgaaaaagaaaacgaaggagcGCGCCGAAGTGGACATATTTGGAGATACCGGAGACATATTCGCCGACGTGCCGAGCAGCAAGGGAAAGTCGCCGGCAGCGGGCGGcgcgaaaaagacaaagaagaagaagacgggaGCGGCTAAAGGGAAAAAGAGCGCTGCGCCGCCGGACGAAGCGCCTG tggACATCTTCGGTGACGAAGATAAGGCGGTAGCACCGCCGGTTGCGTCGGCGGCAGCTAAAGGGAAGAAGAcgcgaacgaagaagagcacTAAGAAAGGTAAAACAACGGCGTCGTTGGACGATGAACCGAGCATTTTCGACAATCCCTCTGCTGGACCCTAA
- the LOC136199709 gene encoding nucleolar and coiled-body phosphoprotein 1-like: protein MGKSQSKPKTPAKKRPQKGQRKSPRRTSSQPDSPYVNPDEETAEASFDKPARVRMLTTATKERAGVGPPRRPPTRKGRRETLDRTKVEETNGNASNEGEETPPKTPTKAAADSPLIRVSSPTALESKKTPKKKSDEEKSSLSLPRPESAGLLSAFVPSASNAPRSPSLPRLTLKVDASLALGHSPGSVRRELFSKKGQSKSVPHDGEVAAKSASVTRTKSLYSSPLAENGDTGSSPALKRPKSATPPPKSVSVRKVSPVSNKSPGASPRQLPRLAFDTSSVQKMLADKEKEKKKRKKDEGSETQKKEKKRRRSSFESALPAQFWTGPSHRKFSNPEQFSENDEAFRNQTGFYTPQVRKTGFDLTPKLGRPQIK from the exons ATGGGAAAGTCTCAA TCGAAACCAAAGACACCGGCTAAGAAGCGGCCTCAGAAAGGCCAACGCAAGTCGCCGCGACGCACGAGCAGCCAACCCGACTCGCCCTACGTCAATCcggacgaagaaacggctgAAGCGAGTTTCGATAAACCGGCTCGCGTGCGAATGCTGACAACTGCGACAAAA GAACGCGCAGGAGTAGGCCCGCCGCGACgtccgccgacgagaaaaggcCGACGCGAAACGCTCGATCGAACGAAGGTTGAGGAAACGAACGGAAACGCCTCCAACGAAGGCGAGGAAACGCCGCCAAAGACTCCCACCAAAGCCGCAGCCGATTCTCCGCTCATACGAGTAAGCAGCCCTACGGCATTGGAATCGAAGAAGACtccgaaaaagaaaagcgacgaggagaaatCGTCCCTGTCATTGCCGCGTCCGGAATCCGCCGGTTTGTTGAGCGCTTTCGTCCCGTCCGCGTCGAACGCGCCGCGCTCGCCGTCTCTACCTCGTCTCACTCTAAAAGTGGATGCTTCGCTCGCTCTGGGTCATAGCCCGGGGTCAGTGAGACGAGAGCTATTCTCGAAGAAAGGCCAATCGAAATCCGTGCCGCACGATGGGGAGGTCGCCGCGAAATCGGCGTCTGTGACGCGTACGAAGAGCCTCTACTCTTCGCCGCTGGCTGAAAATGGTGACACGGGCTCGTCACCGGCTTTGAAGAGGCCAAAAAGCGCtacgccgccgccaaagTCAGTCAGCGTTCGGAAAGTGAGCCCTGTGTCGAATAAGAGTCCCGGGGCATCGCCTAGACAACTGCCGCGACTCGCTTTTGATACGTCCAGCGTGCAGAAAATGCTCGCTGataaagagaaggagaagaagaagaggaagaaggatGAAGGGTCTGAGACtcaaaagaaggagaagaagagacgacgcAGTTCGTTTGAGAGTGCGTTGCCCGCTCAGTTTTGGACGGGACCGTCGCATCGAAAATTTTCGAATCCCGAACAATTTTCTGAAAAtgacgaagcgtttcgaaaCCAAACCGGTTTCTACACGCCGCAGGTTCGAAAAACGGGCTTCGACTTGACTCCAAAATTGGGACGACCTCAGATCaaatga
- the LOC136199894 gene encoding probable DNA double-strand break repair Rad50 ATPase translates to MSRRKPPVLTQDLSPLEDTIREHSASLGDDNNSTPTSRQLTDSRKSSMEQIITMLWGLIEFSKTFFKERLQKDRNISRNSDSLQTDEFDAIYSELYKVNDSRETEKIKRKKLEVELLEKVARISELEQELERVKSSDIQKVEQQLALERLIVQNLSQRLDEITAKNAQMKADTDLLKHGHLKSMNLLKNLLAEFVFLCLKLPFGPEEKSLHDAFEEFEQQIEDLVEDVKRCVSAALFVARDAETKKDLISEEEEHIDLSSMSDKDAKDEFARWRRRKERDIKTANKKIIDNLRRVREMSLKVKSTEERLQHVLAEKQLEKDDLLREISRLRRMLKERQLVWEEGHAQVAESMRSFVENLQKLGQDLFVEKEQLVERTTALTEENDDLKQENQKLKEHADELKTKASNEAKEAVKKHLNKLEISNDELTDENRRLQSIIDEMKGGGEEEIIRELQRDREAKAKEIQALQQENATLRAAAQAQRDQRFSLSQQGFMARNPFRSTGDDVVAQSLPYGGTAAATASSIDSGRGSSVSSWRLEPGPQSLASPRQFQDRQVIQCLKCSVQFPVAKIEDYERHIRECYNVKSK, encoded by the exons ATGAGTCGAAGGAAGCCACCGGTTTTGACGCAGGATCTTTCACCTTTAGAAGATACTATCAGAGAACATTCTGCTTCACTTGGAGACGATAATAACAGTACCCCAACGTCAAGGCAGTTGACGGATTCCAGGAAGAGTTCAATGGAGCAAATCATCACAATGCTTTGGGGTTTAATAGAATTCAGCAAAACCTTTTTTAAAGAAAGGCTGCAAAAGGATAGAAACATATCACGTAATTCAG ACTCACTTCAGACAGATGAATTTGATGCTATATATTCG GAACTATACAAAGTCAATGATTCAcgtgaaacagaaaaaattaaaagaaaaaaattggaagTGGAATTACTGGAAAAAGTTGCTCGTATCAGTGAACTGGAACAGGAGTTGGAAAGAGTCAAATCAAGTGACATACAAAAAGTAGAGCAGCAGTTGGCACTAGAG AGATTGATTGTACAGAACTTGTCACAGCGTTTAGACGAGATCACAGCAAAAAACGCTCAGATGAAAGCTGACACGGATTTACTGAAACACGGCCACCTCAAATCAATGAATCTTTTAAAGAATCTTCTAGCggaatttgtttttctttgccttaaACTTCCTTTCGGacctgaagagaaaagtcTCCACGACGCCTTTGAAGAATTCGAACAACAAATTGAGGATTTGGTAGAAGATGTTAAACGCTGCGTTTCAGCAGCATTATTCGTAGCGAGAGATGccgagacaaaaaaagatttaatatcagaggaagaggagcatATAG ATTTATCTTCTATGAGCGACAAAGACGCTAAAGACGAGTTCGCCcgttggcgacgaagaaaggagagagataTAAAGAcagctaataaaaaaattattgataaTTTACGTCGCGTCAGAGAG ATGTCTTTAAAAGTTAAAAGTACTGAAGAACGTCTACAACACGTGCTAGCCGAGAAACAattagaaaaagacgatcttTTGCGAGAAATcagtcgacttcgtcgaatgCTAAAGGAACGTCAGCTCGTTTGGGAAGAGGGCCACGCCCAAGTTGCCGAGTCGATGCGTTCGTTTGTGGAGAACCTTCAGAAACTCGGTCAGGACTTGTTTGTCGAAAAGGAACAGTTGGTCGAACGCACAACGGCTCTGACGGAAGAGAATGACGATTTGAAACAGGAAAACCAGAAGTTGAAAGAACATGCCGATGagttgaaaacgaaagcgtcgaACGAGGCAAAAGAGGCGGTGAAAAAACATCTGAACAAGCTGGAGATTAGCAATGACGAATTGACGGACGAGAACAGGAGACTTCAGAGCATCATAGACGAAATGAAAGGtggcggagaagaagagattaTAAGAGAACTCCAAAGAGAC AGGGAAGCAAAGGCAAAAGAAATCCAAGCGCTTCAACAAGAGAATGCAACTCTTCGAGCAGCTGCTCAGGCACAAAga GATCAGAGGTTTAGTTTGTCTCAGCAGGGGTTCATGGCAAGGAATCCTTTCCGTAGTACTGGGGATGATGTGGTGGCCCAATCTTTGCCATACGGTGGcactgctgctgctactgcATCCAGTATAG ATTCGGGTAGAGGAAGTTCTGTCAGTAGCTGGAGATTAGAACCGGGGCCACAAAGTTTGGCGTCTCCGCGCCAGTTTCAAGACAGACAGGTGATACAGTGTCTCAAGTGCTCTGTGCAATTTCCTGTGGCGAAGATAGAGGACTACGAACGACACATACGAGAGTGCTATAACGTGAAATCAAAATGA
- the LOC136199893 gene encoding probable DNA double-strand break repair Rad50 ATPase, whose translation MREYCSRTLIGLQEPAFGSISALHGMSTWTLRRMSQSEASVSSQDVIGPRLASLGDDYTRTARQMADSRKIPMLWGLIEFSKILFKETLQKDGNIAHISDSLQPDEFDVMYTELNKFSHLYETEKIKRKKLEVELLEKVDRISELKQKLERAKSSDVQKVEQQLALERLVVQNLSQRLEETTAENAQLKADMDLLKHGHLKSMNLLKNLLTEFIFLCLKLPFGPEEKSLHNAFEEFEQRIEDLVEDVKRCVSAALFVARDAETKKDLISEEEEHIDLSSMSDKDAKDEFARWRRRKDRDIKAANKKIIDNLRRVREMSLKVKSTEERLQHVLAEKQLEKDDLLREITRLRRMLKERQLVWEEGHAQVAESMRSFVENLQKLGQDLFVEKEQLVERTTALTEENDDLKQENQKLKEHVHELKTKASNEAKEAVKKHLNQLEISNDELTDKNRRLQSIIDEMKGGGEEEIIRELQRDREAKAKEIHALRQENAALRAAAQAQRDQRFSLSQKGFMARNPLRSAGDDMMAQSLPYGGTAATASSIDSGRGSSVSSWRLEPGPQSLASPRQFQDRQVIQCLKCSVQFPVAKIEDYERHIRECYNVKSK comes from the exons ATGAGGGAGTACTGCAGCCGAACGCTGATTGGGCTCCAGGAGCCCGCGTTTGGTAGCATCTCTGCGTTGCACGGGATGTCCACCTG gacTCTGAGAAGGATGAGTCAAAGCGAAGCCTCAGTATCTTCCCAAGATGTTATCGGACCGCGTTTGGCTTCACTTGGAGATGATTATACTCGAACAGCAAGGCAGATGGCGGATTCAAGGAAGATTCCAATGCTGTGGGGTTTGATAGAATTCAGCAAAATCCTTTTTAAAGAAACGCTGCAAAAGGATGGAAACATAGCGCACATTTCAG ATTCACTTCAACCAGatgaatttgacgtcatgtaTACG gaacTAAACAAATTTAGTCATTTATatgaaacagaaaaaatcaaaagaaagaaattggaaGTGGAATTACTGGAAAAAGTTGATCGTATCAGTGAACTGAAACAGAAGTTGGAGAGAGCTAAATCGAGTGACGTACAAAAAGTAGAACAGCAGCTGGCACTAGAA AGGTTGGTTGTACAGAACTTGTCACAGCGCTTAGAAGAGACCACAGCGGAAAATGCTCAGCTGAAAGCTGACATGGATTTACTGAAACACGGCCACCTCAAATCAATGAATCTTTTAAAGAATCTTCTAAcggaatttatttttctttgccttaaACTTCCTTTCGGACCTGAGGAGAAAAGTCTCCACAACGCCTTTGAAGAATTCGAACAACGAATTGAGGATTTGGTAGAAGACGTCAAACGCTGCGTTTCAGCAGCATTATTTGTAGCAAGAGATGccgaaacaaaaaaagatttaatatcagaggaagaggagcatATAG atTTATCTTCTATGAGTGACAAAGACGCTAAAGACGAGTTCGCCcgttggcgacgaagaaaagataGAGATATAAAGGcagctaataaaaaaattattgataaTTTACGTCGCGTCAGAGAG ATGTCTTTAAAAGTTAAAAGTACCGAAGAACGCCTACAACACGTGCTAGCCGAGAAACAattagaaaaagacgatcttTTGCGAGAAATCActcgacttcgtcgaatgCTAAAGGAACGTCAACTCGTTTGGGAAGAGGGCCACGCCCAAGTTGCCGAGTCGATGCGTTCGTTCGTGGAGAACCTTCAGAAACTCGGTCAGGACTTgttcgtcgaaaaggaaCAGTTGGTCGAACGCACCACGGCTCTGACGGAAGAGAATGACGATTTGAAACAGGAAAACCAGAAGCTGAAAGAACATGTTCATGagttgaaaacgaaagcgtcgaACGAGGCAAAAGAAGCAGTGAAAAAACATCTGAACCAGCTGGAGATTAGCAATGACGAATTGACGGACAAGAACAGGAGACTTCAGAGCATCATAGACGAAATGAAAGGtggcggagaagaagagattaTAAGAGAACTCCAAAGAGAC AGGGAAGCAAAGGCAAAAGAAATCCACGCGCTTCGACAAGAGAATGCAGCTCTTCGAGCAGCTGCTCAGGCACAAAGA GATCAGAGGTTTAGTTTGTCTCAGAAGGGTTTCATGGCAAGGAATCCTTTGCGTAGTGCTGGAGATGATATGATGGCCCAATCTTTGCCATACGGTGGCACTGCTGCTACTGCATCCAGTATAG ATTCGGGTAGAGGAAGTTCTGTCAGTAGCTGGAGATTAGAACCGGGTCCACAAAGTTTGGCGTCTCCGCGCCAGTTTCAAGACAGACAAGTGATACAGTGTCTCAAGTGCTCTGTGCAATTTCCTGTGGCGAAGATAGAGGACTACGAACGACACATACGAGAGTGCTATAACGTGAAATCAAAATGA
- the LOC136199778 gene encoding myosin-13-like gives MEKCYVVQIHFSQRNLTLCIQNYTKSMIRVKQKKSKRKKLEVELVEKVAHISELEQELERAKSSDIQKVEQQLALERLIVQNLSQLLEEIKAENAQLKADMDLLKHGHLKSMNLLKNLLAEFIFLCLKLPFGPKEKSLHDAFEEFEQQIEDLVEDVKRCVSAALFVARDAETKKDLISEEEEHIDLSSMSDKDAKDEFTRWRRRKERDIKAANKKIIDNLRRVREMSLKVKSTEERLHHVLAEKQLEKDDLLREITRLRRMLKERQLVWEEGHAQVAESMRSFVENLQKLGQDLFVEKEQLVKRTTALTEENDDLKRENQKLKDHVDELKTKASNEAREAVKKHLNKLEISNDELTDENRRLQSIIDEMKGGGEEEIIRELQRDREAKANEIQALRQENAALRAAAQAQRDQRFSLSQQGFRARNPLRGTGDDVVAQSLPYGGAAAAATASSIDSGRGSSVSSWRLEPGPQSLASPRQYQDRQVIQCLKCSMQFPVAKIEDYERHIRECYNVKSK, from the exons ATGGAAAAATGTTACGTGGTTCAG ATTCACTTCAGCCAGAGGAATTTGACGCTATGTATTCA GAACTATACAAAGTCAATGATTCGtgtgaaacagaaaaaatcaaaaagaaaaaaattggaagTAGAATTAGTGGAAAAAGTTGCTCATATCAGTGAACTGGAACAGGAGTTGGAAAGAGCCAAATCAAGTGACATACAGAAAGTAGAGCAGCAGCTGGCACTAGAA AGATTGATTGTACAAAACTTGTCACAGCTTTTAGAGGAGATCAAAGCGGAAAATGCCCAGCTGAAAGCTGACATGGATTTACTGAAACACGGCCACCTCAAATCAATGAATCTTTTAAAGAATCTTCTAgcggaatttatttttctgtGCCTTAAACTTCCTTTCGGACCCAAGGAGAAAAGTCTTCACGACGCCTTTGAAGAATTCGAACAACAAATTGAGGATTTGGTAGAAGATGTTAAACGCTGCGTTTCAGCAGCATTATTCGTAGCAAGAGATGccgagacaaaaaaagatttaatatcagaggaagaggagcatATAG ATTTATCTTCTATGAGTGACAAAGACGCTAAAGACGAGTTCACCcgttggcgacgaagaaaagagagagataTAAAGGcagctaataaaaaaattattgataaTTTACGTCGCGTCAGAGAG ATGTCTTTAAAAGTTAAAAGTACCGAAGAACGCCTACACCACGTGCTAGCCGAGAAACAATTAGAAAAGGATGATCTTTTGCGAGAAATCActcgacttcgtcgaatgCTAAAGGAACGTCAGCTCGTTTGGGAAGAGGGCCACGCCCAAGTCGCCGAGTCAATGCGTTCGTTCGTGGAGAACCTTCAGAAACTCGGTCAGGACTTgttcgtcgaaaaggaaCAGTTGGTCAAACGCACGACGGCTCTGACGGAAGAGAATGACGATTTGAAACGGGAAAACCAGAAGCTGAAAGATCACGTTGATGagttgaaaacgaaagcgtcgaACGAGGCAAGGGAGGCGGTGAAAAAACATCTGAACAAGCTAGAGATTAGCAATGACGAATTGACGGACGAGAACAGGAGACTTCAGAGCATCATAGACGAAATGAAGGGCggtggagaagaagagattaTAAGGGAACTCCAAAGAGAC AGGGAAGCAAAGGCAAACGAAATCCAAGCGCTTCGACAAGAGAATGCAGCTCTTCGAGCAGCTGCTCAGGCACAAAGA GATCAGAGGTTTAGTTTGTCTCAGCAGGGATTCAGGGCAAGGAATCCTTTGCGTGGCACTGGAGATGATGTGGTGGCCCAATCTTTGCCATACGGcggcgctgctgctgctgctactgcATCCAGTATAG ATTCGGGTAGAGGAAGTTCTGTCAGTAGCTGGAGATTAGAACCGGGGCCACAAAGTTTGGCGTCTCCGCGGCAGTATCAAGACAGACAGGTGATACAGTGTCTCAAGTGCTCCATGCAATTTCCTGTAGCCAAGATAGAGGACTACGAACGACACATACGAGAGTGCTATAACGTGAAATCGAAATGA